A single window of Pontibacillus chungwhensis DNA harbors:
- the ychF gene encoding redox-regulated ATPase YchF: MSLTTGIVGLPNVGKSTLFNAITQAGAESANYPFCTIDPNVGIVEVPDERLEKLTELVNPKKTVPTAFEFTDIAGIVKGASKGEGLGNQFLSHIRQVDAISHVVRCFQDDNITHVSGGVDPIADIETINLELILADLETVNKRLDRVAKMARQKDKEALAEQAVLEKIKEGLEEEVPARALDYSDDQQKIVKGLHLLTSKPVLYVANVGEDEIADPSGNEYVQAVREFAEKENAQVIVVCAKIESEIAELEGEEKEEFLDDLGIAESGLDQLIKAAYNLLGLATYFTAGEQEVRAWTFKEGMTAPQAAGIIHSDFERGFIRAETVAYNDLVEAGKMSVAKENGKVRLEGKEYLVKDGDVIHFRFNV; the protein is encoded by the coding sequence ATGTCATTAACAACAGGAATTGTAGGTTTGCCTAACGTTGGTAAATCAACTTTATTTAATGCAATTACACAAGCTGGTGCAGAGTCAGCGAACTACCCGTTCTGTACGATTGACCCAAACGTTGGGATTGTTGAAGTTCCAGACGAAAGGTTAGAGAAACTAACAGAACTGGTTAATCCTAAAAAAACAGTCCCTACAGCATTTGAGTTTACAGATATTGCAGGGATTGTAAAAGGAGCCAGTAAAGGTGAGGGATTAGGGAACCAATTCCTTTCCCATATTCGTCAGGTAGACGCAATCAGTCACGTAGTGCGCTGTTTCCAGGATGATAATATTACACACGTTTCTGGAGGAGTGGACCCAATTGCAGATATTGAAACGATTAACCTTGAGCTAATCTTAGCAGATCTAGAGACGGTTAATAAGCGACTAGATCGTGTGGCTAAAATGGCACGTCAAAAAGATAAAGAAGCACTTGCAGAACAGGCGGTTCTTGAGAAGATTAAAGAAGGTCTGGAAGAAGAAGTGCCAGCAAGAGCTCTAGATTATAGTGATGACCAACAGAAAATTGTTAAAGGACTTCACTTGTTAACATCTAAGCCAGTTTTATATGTAGCAAATGTTGGAGAAGATGAAATTGCAGACCCTAGCGGGAATGAGTATGTACAAGCTGTAAGAGAGTTTGCTGAAAAAGAAAACGCTCAGGTTATTGTGGTTTGTGCCAAGATTGAATCTGAAATTGCTGAACTTGAAGGAGAAGAAAAGGAAGAATTCTTAGACGATTTAGGGATTGCTGAATCCGGACTTGATCAGCTTATTAAAGCGGCCTATAATCTTCTGGGATTAGCAACTTACTTCACTGCAGGTGAGCAAGAAGTACGCGCCTGGACCTTTAAAGAAGGCATGACAGCCCCTCAAGCAGCAGGGATTATTCACAGTGACTTCGAAAGAGGGTTTATCCGTGCTGAAACGGTGGCATATAATGATCTTGTGGAAGCTGGTAAAATGTCAGTGGCTAAAGAAAATGGTAAAGTTCGTTTAGAGGGCAAAGAAT
- a CDS encoding DUF951 domain-containing protein has translation MAVQSYSLNDIVQMKKAHPCGENRWKIIRLGADIRIKCEGCGHSVLIPRRRFESKMKKVLEKHEEE, from the coding sequence ATGGCTGTTCAATCATACTCTTTAAACGATATTGTACAAATGAAAAAGGCACACCCATGTGGTGAGAACAGATGGAAAATCATTCGTTTAGGTGCAGATATCCGTATTAAGTGTGAAGGATGCGGGCATAGTGTTTTAATCCCGCGGCGTCGCTTTGAGAGTAAAATGAAGAAAGTGCTTGAAAAACACGAAGAAGAATAA
- a CDS encoding mechanosensitive ion channel family protein has protein sequence MLGKGVLNVLVILILSYFIIKFGKQVIQNIFKRRRKGPFKITQRRELTLVKLLENTLTYMVYFTAAIMILDTISIDVRTLLAGAGIAGLAIGFGAQNLVKDIITGFFIIFEDQFSVGDYIQTSSSEGFVEEIGLRTTKIKHWTGKLHIIPNGSIVEVTNYSVHNSIAVVDVSIAYEGDIKRAETVIENLLEELPQRYQELKGTPDLLGVQSLGSSDVVLRVIAETEPMEHWAIARAIRKELKTRLDEQGIEIPFPRLVMYSRQEEHEIMETTS, from the coding sequence ATGCTTGGTAAGGGCGTACTCAATGTACTGGTTATATTGATACTATCTTACTTCATTATTAAGTTTGGGAAGCAAGTCATTCAGAACATCTTTAAAAGAAGACGTAAAGGTCCATTTAAGATTACTCAAAGGCGTGAACTAACTCTTGTGAAATTACTGGAGAATACGCTCACGTATATGGTTTATTTTACTGCGGCCATTATGATTCTGGATACGATTAGTATTGATGTTAGAACGCTATTAGCTGGGGCTGGAATTGCAGGATTGGCCATCGGCTTTGGTGCCCAAAACCTAGTGAAAGATATCATTACAGGATTTTTCATTATCTTTGAAGATCAATTTTCAGTAGGCGATTATATTCAAACGTCTAGTTCAGAAGGATTTGTAGAAGAAATTGGCCTTAGGACAACAAAGATCAAGCATTGGACTGGTAAATTACACATCATTCCTAACGGAAGTATCGTTGAGGTGACGAATTACTCTGTTCATAACAGTATTGCCGTAGTGGATGTCAGTATTGCGTATGAAGGTGACATCAAGCGAGCTGAAACAGTCATTGAGAATCTATTGGAAGAATTGCCTCAACGCTATCAGGAACTGAAGGGAACTCCAGACCTTCTTGGAGTGCAGAGCCTGGGTTCATCTGATGTTGTGCTAAGGGTAATAGCTGAAACAGAACCTATGGAACATTGGGCGATCGCACGTGCCATTCGAAAAGAATTAAAAACTAGACTGGATGAACAAGGTATTGAAATTCCGTTCCCACGTTTAGTGATGTACAGCAGGCAAGAGGAACATGAAATCATGGAGACAACATCGTAA
- a CDS encoding YkvI family membrane protein, with amino-acid sequence MIRSGIKWMFLIIGTMIGAGYASGRELWQFFGHESGLAILIFTILFTISCYVILRISFEKKSKHYLPVLRTIVGDHLTFLYDGMIILYLFTTTVIMLAGSGATWQAFHFSYWLGIFAIVVPLILVFIWDIKGILSMNSFILPLLIGGLLYVLILFTVQQELSIFSHLGEQRNWPAAFPFTALNILPLIAVLGAVGSEVRNKGEIWIASVGSGLVLGLISFIYNSSLIQIADDILLYEIPLFAILKHYPYEMFLFISFLLWIAIFTTAASGVLGLITRFRNRLKGPLWFMAACTLFLMLPLTSIGFSTLIKYLYPLYGLLNLYVLSAILLYPFLNRYKID; translated from the coding sequence ATGATTCGATCTGGTATTAAATGGATGTTTTTGATCATTGGCACCATGATTGGAGCAGGTTACGCTTCAGGAAGAGAGCTATGGCAATTCTTTGGTCATGAAAGCGGACTGGCTATTCTGATATTCACCATATTATTTACTATTTCCTGTTACGTAATCTTAAGGATTAGTTTCGAAAAAAAGTCGAAGCATTACCTTCCTGTTCTTCGCACGATTGTGGGAGACCATTTAACGTTTCTGTATGATGGGATGATCATTCTTTACCTTTTTACCACTACTGTTATTATGTTGGCAGGAAGTGGTGCTACTTGGCAGGCCTTTCACTTCTCCTATTGGTTAGGAATCTTCGCTATAGTAGTGCCTCTTATTCTTGTATTTATCTGGGATATCAAAGGAATTTTATCCATGAATAGTTTTATACTGCCTTTGCTTATTGGGGGGTTGCTTTACGTGTTGATTCTCTTCACTGTTCAGCAAGAACTATCAATCTTCTCTCACCTTGGTGAACAAAGGAACTGGCCAGCGGCTTTCCCTTTCACTGCCCTCAATATTCTTCCTCTTATTGCAGTGTTAGGTGCAGTAGGTAGTGAGGTGCGTAATAAGGGAGAAATTTGGATTGCAAGTGTTGGGAGCGGTTTGGTTCTTGGTTTAATTTCCTTTATATACAATAGTAGTCTCATTCAAATTGCAGACGATATTTTACTTTATGAAATTCCCTTGTTTGCTATCCTTAAACATTACCCTTATGAGATGTTCCTATTTATATCCTTTCTATTATGGATTGCCATTTTTACAACAGCGGCATCAGGCGTTCTAGGATTAATCACGAGATTCAGAAATCGTTTGAAAGGGCCGCTTTGGTTTATGGCAGCATGCACGTTATTCCTTATGCTTCCTCTTACCAGTATTGGTTTCTCAACGTTGATAAAATATTTATATCCATTGTATGGTTTGTTAAACCTTTATGTGCTCTCTGCTATTTTGTTGTACCCCTTTTTAAATCGATACAAAATTGATTAA
- the yyaC gene encoding spore protease YyaC, producing MNLKQRLFSQKTEHRYHYEDEQLMIGLTQTLKEWVPANRDIVVVCIGTDRSTGDSLGPLIGTLLEEGKLQHIHVYGTLDEPVHAVNLNEKLELIQKRYHHPYIIGIDACLGKLSSVGNVILGQGPVKPGAAVKKQLPDVGEIHLTGVVNVSGFMEYFVLQNTRLNIVMQMAKRMAKAIQSFDQQIERTQVTKHLQSDALTPKRKRWLPIKE from the coding sequence ATGAATCTAAAGCAAAGACTTTTTTCTCAGAAAACAGAACATCGCTACCATTATGAAGATGAGCAATTAATGATTGGTCTAACTCAAACTCTAAAAGAGTGGGTACCAGCTAATCGTGATATTGTTGTTGTTTGCATTGGTACAGATCGTTCTACAGGTGACTCACTCGGCCCTTTGATTGGCACTCTCCTTGAAGAAGGAAAGCTACAGCACATCCATGTGTACGGTACTCTAGATGAACCTGTTCATGCTGTTAACTTAAATGAGAAGCTTGAATTGATTCAAAAGCGTTACCATCATCCATACATTATCGGAATTGATGCATGCCTTGGTAAGTTATCCTCAGTAGGAAACGTAATACTAGGGCAAGGCCCCGTAAAACCAGGAGCCGCAGTAAAAAAACAACTCCCTGATGTAGGCGAAATCCACCTTACAGGTGTAGTGAACGTGAGTGGGTTCATGGAATATTTTGTTTTACAGAACACACGGTTAAATATTGTGATGCAAATGGCAAAGAGGATGGCGAAGGCAATTCAAAGTTTCGATCAGCAAATAGAACGAACACAGGTAACTAAGCACCTTCAATCTGATGCGCTTACTCCAAAAAGAAAGCGCTGGTTACCTATAAAGGAATAA
- a CDS encoding DUF554 domain-containing protein, giving the protein MILFGTLVNGVGIAIGSLVGLFFNRIPEKTKETTMNGIGLAVTLIGLRMAIETDQIIVMLLSLLFGAFAGEWLQLEERFEKLGSVLESKFSKGGHSTVSEGFITASLIFVIGAMAVVGALDSGIRGDHDVLVTKAIIDAFVALVLTTTLGWGVMLSVIPVLLYEGGITLLATQIHKWIPQSFMDLFIVEMTATGGILIVAIGLNILHITKIRVANLLPSLLFIGFILYGWLQIGI; this is encoded by the coding sequence ATGATTTTATTTGGTACGCTCGTAAATGGGGTAGGGATCGCTATTGGAAGCTTAGTAGGTCTCTTTTTTAATAGAATTCCAGAAAAAACAAAAGAAACAACGATGAATGGGATTGGGTTAGCTGTCACCTTAATTGGTCTACGAATGGCTATTGAGACGGATCAAATTATTGTTATGCTTCTTAGTTTATTGTTTGGAGCTTTTGCAGGGGAATGGCTACAGCTAGAGGAGCGTTTTGAGAAACTTGGTTCTGTACTAGAATCTAAATTTAGTAAAGGTGGACACTCCACAGTTTCAGAGGGATTTATAACAGCTTCTTTAATATTTGTGATTGGTGCAATGGCTGTTGTGGGTGCTCTTGATAGTGGGATTCGAGGTGACCATGATGTCTTAGTGACTAAAGCTATTATTGATGCCTTTGTTGCTTTAGTTCTAACGACAACTTTAGGATGGGGCGTTATGCTATCGGTTATTCCGGTTTTATTATATGAAGGAGGAATTACGTTACTCGCTACCCAAATTCATAAGTGGATTCCCCAATCTTTCATGGATCTATTTATTGTAGAAATGACAGCCACCGGTGGAATTCTCATTGTAGCCATTGGACTTAACATTTTACATATAACCAAAATACGCGTTGCTAACTTATTACCAAGCCTGTTGTTTATAGGGTTCATTCTGTATGGTTGGTTACAAATAGGGATATGA
- a CDS encoding ParB/RepB/Spo0J family partition protein — MARGLGKGLGSFFPDMEATEEEKVQEISVRECRPNPYQPRKVFDPKAIEELKESILQYGILQPIIVRKSIKGYDIVVGERRFRAAKEAGLTTVPVVIRDLSEQHMMELALLENLQREDLTPIEEAQAYSNLMQELDLTQEQLAKRLGKSRPHIANLVRLLSLPEPVGELINNGELSMGQGRALLGLKDKNQLLPLVEKIRKEGLNVRQVEQYIIQLNEKNMQKKKKKKVKKDVFIQERESLLQERLGTGVTIQKGKRKGKIEIEFFSEDDLDRILHYFED, encoded by the coding sequence ATGGCCAGAGGGTTGGGTAAAGGCTTAGGTTCTTTCTTTCCTGACATGGAAGCAACAGAAGAGGAAAAGGTTCAAGAGATTTCTGTAAGGGAATGTCGCCCGAATCCTTATCAACCTCGAAAAGTCTTTGATCCAAAAGCTATTGAAGAATTAAAGGAATCTATTCTCCAATATGGCATTCTTCAACCTATCATTGTACGTAAAAGTATAAAAGGGTATGACATTGTAGTAGGTGAAAGAAGATTTAGGGCTGCTAAAGAGGCAGGACTAACAACTGTTCCCGTTGTCATACGTGACCTATCTGAACAACATATGATGGAACTAGCGTTGCTTGAGAATCTTCAGCGTGAAGACCTCACTCCTATTGAGGAAGCGCAAGCCTATTCTAACTTAATGCAAGAGCTCGACTTAACACAGGAACAGTTAGCAAAGCGTCTTGGAAAAAGTCGTCCACATATTGCAAACTTAGTTCGCCTATTATCATTACCTGAACCTGTAGGAGAGCTTATAAATAACGGAGAACTCTCAATGGGGCAAGGAAGGGCATTGCTGGGATTAAAGGATAAAAATCAGCTTCTTCCCCTCGTTGAAAAGATCCGAAAAGAAGGATTAAATGTACGGCAAGTTGAACAGTATATCATCCAGTTAAATGAGAAGAACATGCAAAAGAAGAAAAAGAAAAAAGTAAAAAAAGATGTCTTCATTCAGGAGAGGGAATCCCTTCTACAAGAACGCTTAGGAACAGGGGTTACGATTCAAAAAGGAAAACGAAAAGGAAAAATAGAAATCGAGTTTTTCTCAGAAGATGATCTTGACCGTATTTTACACTACTTTGAAGATTAA
- a CDS encoding ParA family protein encodes MGKVIAVANQKGGVGKTTTAVNLSACLAYLNHKVLLVDIDPQGNATSGVGIEKADMDQCVYNVLVEDLEAKYVKVPTMVENLDAIPATIQLAGAEIELVPTISREVRLKKAIDSVKDEYDYVIIDCPPSLGLLTINALTASDAVLIPVQCEYYALEGLSQLLNTVRLVQKHLNKQLMIEGVLLTMLDARTNLGIQVIEEVKKYFQDKVYGSVIPRNVRLGEAPSHGKPIILYDPKSRGAEVYLELAKEVMTNGQRVG; translated from the coding sequence ATGGGTAAAGTAATCGCCGTTGCCAATCAAAAAGGTGGGGTAGGAAAGACCACGACTGCTGTAAATCTAAGTGCTTGTTTGGCCTATTTAAATCACAAGGTATTGCTTGTCGATATTGATCCACAGGGAAATGCGACAAGTGGAGTTGGTATTGAGAAAGCTGATATGGATCAGTGTGTATACAATGTGTTGGTCGAGGACTTAGAAGCAAAATATGTGAAGGTTCCTACGATGGTGGAGAATTTAGATGCAATTCCTGCAACGATCCAGTTAGCAGGTGCAGAAATTGAGCTTGTTCCAACGATTTCACGGGAAGTTCGCTTAAAGAAAGCAATTGATTCGGTTAAGGATGAATATGATTATGTCATTATTGACTGTCCCCCGTCCTTAGGTTTGCTTACAATTAATGCATTAACGGCTTCCGATGCTGTCTTAATACCGGTGCAATGTGAGTATTATGCGTTAGAGGGGTTAAGTCAGTTGTTAAACACGGTACGCCTCGTGCAGAAACATTTGAACAAACAGCTTATGATTGAAGGCGTATTACTTACAATGCTAGATGCTCGTACCAATTTAGGAATACAAGTAATTGAGGAAGTAAAGAAATACTTCCAAGATAAGGTCTATGGATCGGTTATACCTCGTAACGTTCGTTTAGGTGAAGCTCCAAGTCACGGAAAACCCATCATTCTTTATGATCCAAAGTCACGTGGCGCTGAAGTTTACTTAGAATTAGCAAAGGAAGTGATGACGAATGGCCAGAGGGTTGGGTAA
- the noc gene encoding nucleoid occlusion protein: MKHPFSRLFGIGDKSEAEEKEQERQDYHPDEVIQLPVKNIQPNRYQPRTIFNHEKIEELAQTIQTHGMIQPIVVRKMEDEDAGYELIAGERRWRAVQHLGWENVSAIIREMDEAQTASVALIENLQREELTVIEEAMAYAKLLEIHNLTQEALAQRLGKSQSTVANKLRLLKLPDVVQQAILDKKITERHARALIALKDPEKQEQLLQEIIEKSLNVKQTEEKIAKLREGESKPQKRKPRLKGISKDMRIAMNTIKQSLTMVSDTGIDLETDEEDYDDYYQITIKIPKKQS; the protein is encoded by the coding sequence ATGAAACACCCATTCAGCCGCTTATTTGGAATAGGGGATAAGTCCGAAGCGGAAGAGAAAGAACAAGAGCGACAAGACTATCATCCTGATGAAGTCATTCAATTACCGGTGAAGAATATTCAGCCGAATCGCTATCAGCCTCGTACAATTTTTAACCATGAGAAGATTGAAGAATTGGCTCAGACCATTCAGACACACGGGATGATTCAGCCTATTGTGGTTCGCAAAATGGAAGATGAAGATGCTGGTTATGAATTAATTGCAGGAGAGCGTCGTTGGCGAGCTGTACAACATTTAGGATGGGAAAATGTTTCGGCTATTATTCGAGAAATGGATGAAGCCCAAACGGCATCCGTTGCTCTAATTGAGAACTTACAACGTGAAGAACTAACGGTTATTGAAGAAGCAATGGCGTATGCGAAACTATTAGAAATTCATAACCTTACACAGGAAGCTTTAGCGCAACGACTAGGGAAAAGCCAATCAACCGTTGCCAATAAACTGCGATTATTAAAGCTGCCCGATGTGGTGCAACAGGCTATTCTGGATAAGAAAATAACCGAACGACATGCCCGGGCATTAATCGCGCTTAAAGATCCGGAGAAGCAAGAACAGTTACTGCAAGAGATCATAGAAAAGTCTCTTAATGTAAAGCAAACAGAAGAGAAAATAGCGAAATTGCGTGAAGGGGAAAGTAAACCCCAAAAGCGTAAGCCACGATTAAAAGGAATCAGTAAAGATATGCGTATTGCGATGAACACGATCAAGCAATCGCTAACGATGGTATCTGATACAGGTATTGACCTTGAAACGGATGAAGAAGACTATGATGACTATTACCAGATCACAATTAAAATTCCTAAAAAACAATCATGA
- the rsmG gene encoding 16S rRNA (guanine(527)-N(7))-methyltransferase RsmG translates to MNKQTFLQALQDQGIELSEKQEKQFHDYFEALVEWNEKMNLTAITDEEGVYLKHFYDSLTAAFYLDFNEPLSICDVGAGAGFPSLPLKIVFPQLKVTIVDSLKKRITFLNHLATTLELDDVAFYHDRAENFGKNQQFREQYDMVTARAVARLSVLSELCLPLTKVGGKFVAMKGASFKEELEDAAFATNLLGAELEKHYTFQLPEEDSERNIGIYHKRRKTPKKYPRKAGLPNKSPLTQ, encoded by the coding sequence ATGAACAAACAAACCTTTCTTCAAGCTTTACAAGATCAAGGAATTGAGCTGAGTGAGAAACAAGAGAAGCAATTCCATGATTACTTTGAAGCCTTAGTAGAGTGGAATGAAAAAATGAATTTAACGGCTATTACAGATGAAGAGGGTGTTTATTTAAAACACTTCTATGATTCATTGACGGCAGCCTTTTATTTAGACTTTAACGAACCATTATCGATTTGTGATGTAGGGGCTGGGGCAGGATTCCCTAGCCTTCCATTAAAAATCGTGTTTCCACAGCTAAAAGTGACAATCGTTGACTCGTTAAAAAAGCGAATTACCTTTCTCAATCATCTAGCTACTACATTAGAACTGGACGATGTAGCATTCTATCATGATCGGGCTGAAAACTTCGGTAAGAATCAACAGTTCCGAGAGCAGTATGATATGGTAACAGCGAGAGCTGTAGCAAGACTATCTGTCTTAAGCGAATTATGCCTTCCCCTTACGAAAGTGGGTGGCAAATTTGTAGCGATGAAAGGTGCCTCTTTTAAAGAAGAGCTTGAGGATGCTGCCTTTGCGACAAATCTCCTTGGAGCTGAACTAGAGAAGCATTATACATTTCAGTTACCTGAAGAGGATAGTGAACGGAATATTGGAATCTATCATAAACGACGCAAAACACCTAAGAAATATCCTCGTAAGGCAGGGCTTCCGAATAAGAGTCCGCTAACACAATAA
- the mnmG gene encoding tRNA uridine-5-carboxymethylaminomethyl(34) synthesis enzyme MnmG, producing the protein MNTFEAGHYDVIVIGAGHAGVEAGLAAARRGAKTLMLTLNLDMIAFMPCNPSVGGPAKGVVVREIDALGGEMAKVIDKTYIQMRLLNTRKGPAVRALRAQADKHLYIQEMKKVIENEPNLTIRQGMVKELMVEDGVCKGVVTETKAAYTADSVIVTTGTFMRGKVLIGDLAYESGPNNQRASTDLSVHLEELGINMVRFKTGTPMRVNSHSIDYSKTEIQPGDEVPRAFSYETTEYITDQIPCWLTYTNEFTHKIIDDNLSSSAMYSGMVKGTGPRYCPSVEDKIVRFHDKPRHQVFLEPEGRNTEEVYVQGLSTSLPEHVQKQMIETVPGLEKAEIMRAGYAIEYDSVVPTQLWPTLELKAIEGLFTAGQINGTSGYEEAAAQGLMAGINAASKVLGKDPVILDRSQAYIGVLIDDLVTKGTDEPYRLLTSRAEYRLILRHDNADLRLTDIGHDIGLISEDRYARFQDKKRMISEEIERLKGITIKATEKAQEVIEQAGGSPLKDAVNAYDLLKRPEMKYEMVAGLLEEQKDLPNEVEEQVEIHTKYAGYIQKSEQQIERMRKMENKKIPEDIDYDDIHGIASEARDRLKEVRPLSVGQASRVSGVNPADVSILLVYIEQGKIAKVSGDEA; encoded by the coding sequence ATGAATACTTTTGAAGCAGGACATTATGACGTTATTGTTATTGGTGCTGGTCATGCAGGTGTAGAAGCTGGTTTAGCGGCCGCTCGTCGTGGTGCAAAAACGCTAATGTTGACTTTGAATTTGGATATGATCGCCTTCATGCCGTGCAACCCATCTGTTGGAGGCCCGGCAAAGGGTGTCGTTGTTCGTGAAATTGATGCTTTAGGTGGCGAAATGGCCAAAGTTATTGATAAAACGTATATTCAAATGCGTCTGTTGAACACAAGAAAAGGGCCTGCTGTTCGCGCCCTTCGTGCACAGGCAGATAAGCATTTATATATTCAAGAAATGAAAAAGGTAATCGAAAATGAACCAAACTTAACGATTCGCCAAGGGATGGTTAAGGAACTAATGGTAGAAGACGGGGTATGTAAGGGCGTTGTAACAGAGACGAAAGCAGCCTATACGGCAGACTCTGTTATTGTTACTACCGGAACATTTATGCGCGGAAAAGTTCTTATTGGAGATCTAGCTTATGAAAGCGGACCTAACAACCAACGTGCTTCTACCGATCTGTCGGTTCACCTTGAAGAGCTTGGCATTAATATGGTTCGTTTTAAGACTGGGACGCCAATGCGTGTAAACAGTCATTCTATTGATTACTCAAAAACAGAAATTCAGCCAGGAGACGAAGTTCCTCGTGCGTTTTCGTATGAAACGACGGAGTATATCACAGATCAAATCCCTTGCTGGTTAACGTATACCAATGAGTTCACTCATAAGATTATTGATGATAATTTAAGTTCTTCTGCGATGTACTCTGGTATGGTAAAAGGTACAGGACCTCGATATTGTCCTTCAGTAGAGGATAAAATTGTGCGTTTCCATGATAAACCTCGTCACCAGGTCTTCTTAGAACCTGAAGGAAGAAATACAGAAGAAGTCTATGTACAGGGGCTATCAACTTCCCTACCTGAACATGTGCAAAAGCAGATGATCGAGACAGTTCCAGGCCTTGAGAAAGCAGAAATTATGCGTGCCGGCTATGCAATTGAATACGATTCTGTGGTGCCTACACAGCTTTGGCCAACTCTTGAGTTAAAAGCGATTGAAGGACTTTTCACCGCTGGTCAAATTAACGGAACTTCTGGTTATGAAGAAGCGGCGGCACAGGGGCTCATGGCTGGAATTAATGCTGCCTCTAAAGTACTAGGTAAAGACCCGGTTATTTTAGATCGTTCTCAAGCCTATATTGGAGTGCTCATTGATGACTTGGTCACAAAAGGAACAGACGAACCGTATCGTCTTCTAACTTCCCGTGCTGAATATCGCTTAATTCTACGCCACGACAATGCGGATTTACGCCTTACGGATATTGGCCATGATATTGGTTTAATTTCAGAGGATCGCTATGCTCGTTTCCAGGACAAAAAACGTATGATTTCAGAAGAGATTGAACGTTTGAAAGGAATTACGATTAAAGCAACAGAAAAAGCTCAGGAAGTTATTGAACAGGCTGGAGGCTCGCCGCTTAAAGATGCTGTAAATGCTTATGATCTTCTGAAACGACCAGAAATGAAATATGAAATGGTTGCAGGGCTTCTAGAGGAGCAAAAGGACCTTCCTAATGAAGTGGAAGAGCAAGTAGAGATCCACACCAAATATGCAGGCTATATTCAAAAGTCGGAACAACAAATTGAACGAATGAGAAAAATGGAAAACAAAAAAATTCCTGAAGATATTGATTATGATGATATTCATGGAATTGCATCTGAAGCGAGGGATCGTCTGAAAGAGGTTCGTCCATTATCTGTGGGGCAGGCTTCTCGTGTCTCTGGTGTGAACCCAGCGGATGTTTCGATCTTGCTTGTTTATATAGAACAAGGAAAAATTGCTAAGGTATCTGGAGATGAAGCCTAA